The genomic window CAAACTATGGAAAAAAAAGCTACTCAAACATCAATTAAGCAACATAATATCGGGCTCATATTAAGAAATATAAAAGGTAAAGAGTCTACCACCAGGATCAAACTTAATGCGGTTACCGGTTTGGCTAAATCCACAATTTCAGACCTGGTTTCTTTTCTTATTGATAAAAAGGTTCTATCAGAGGGTAAAAAGATAGCCTCTAAAATTGGTAAGAAACCTATCATATTAAAATTTAATAATAGCTTGTTCTACATAGCAGCAGTTAATATTGGTATCGGCTTTATAACTGTGGCTATCACCGATCTAATGGGTGAAATTTTAGTAAAGATTAAAAGCAAAAATAACATTAATGACAGTAGGGAAAATATTCTTAATAATATATTTGCTACCATCGATAATGCTGTAAAAAAATCTAACATCAACTGGAACCAGGTTTATTTAATCAGCATAGGCACCCATGGAGCTGTAGATCCAGTGACCAAAGTTATAAATCATGCCCCCTATTTTAAGAATTGGAGCGGTATCAACCTTTATGAAATATTCAGGCAAAAGTACAAAAAAGAAATAGTGGTGGAAAACGGGGTAAACCTGGGGGCAATAGGGGTAAGATGGAAAGAATATCCCCAGGTTGATAACCTTGTTTACTTAAACATACATTATGGAGTAGGGGCAGGGCTTCTTCTTAAGGGTATGCTGGAAACAGGAAAACATGGCAATTCCGGAGAAATATCCTACCTTCCCATCCTTTTAAATTACGACCTTCAAAAATTAAAGAAGAACACTCTTGAACTGGGATTGTTTGAATCACAAGTAGATATTATAAGCATAACCAATGCTATAAATCATCTGACCGGACAAAAACTTGAGTTTGATGATATAAGCAAACTATATAAATCCGGTGCCCATAAATTAATAAACCAGGTCATAGACGAAGAAGTGATAAAAATACTGGCTATCGGTATTGCCACCATTATTACAATTATTGATACCGAAATCA from Actinomycetota bacterium includes these protein-coding regions:
- a CDS encoding ROK family protein; this translates as MEKKATQTSIKQHNIGLILRNIKGKESTTRIKLNAVTGLAKSTISDLVSFLIDKKVLSEGKKIASKIGKKPIILKFNNSLFYIAAVNIGIGFITVAITDLMGEILVKIKSKNNINDSRENILNNIFATIDNAVKKSNINWNQVYLISIGTHGAVDPVTKVINHAPYFKNWSGINLYEIFRQKYKKEIVVENGVNLGAIGVRWKEYPQVDNLVYLNIHYGVGAGLLLKGMLETGKHGNSGEISYLPILLNYDLQKLKKNTLELGLFESQVDIISITNAINHLTGQKLEFDDISKLYKSGAHKLINQVIDEEVIKILAIGIATIITIIDTEIIVINGAIIDLGQDFIDKLKQTIYGIIPFKPKIITSGLKRDAAILGAIKYGLDYMDNLFFNNFFSIFH